The Hippoglossus hippoglossus isolate fHipHip1 chromosome 4, fHipHip1.pri, whole genome shotgun sequence DNA window ACCGCAAGACATCTTCTTACTGACCTTCCTCGTCGTACCTGCTGCCAGTCCTTCTCCTCGTCAGTGAAGGCATCACTGAGGTGTTTGTGTACGATAGGCAGGTAGCAGGGCACCACAGTGCGAGCGCAGCTCTTCACAAAGTTGAACGCTTGCTCCTGACTCGGCGAGTCCAGGTCATCGAAGAAGATCCCTCCTATCCCCCGAGTCTCTCCTCTGTGGCCGATATAGAAGTATCTGTCACACCTAGAGGACAGAGGGGTTGGAATGTTAACTACTTTCACGgctcaaaagaaaaagatttctTAAATATGCTCATTCAACCAATCTCACATCTGTACATTCATTACAGAGctacagttagcttagcttagcattaaccGTGCATTCGCAGGATCCTCGGAAGGTCCCACTTTTCAAGTTATCAGGTTGTTGTTAAGAGTTTAGTGAAGTGTTCGTGTGCTTTGAGGTCGAAAAAGTGGAAGCTGTTGTGTTCACGGGCTTTGAGCGTTTAAACAGCACACCTCTTTACAATATTTTCATAGTAAAAGAGAGCGAAGAaaaattatgtgtgtgtgtgacagacgtataaatattttaaaacatgcacGTGgatcataaaaacatctgtattggCAAAAACGCATGGTGGTAGGTGCAGTTTGCAAATGAAGAAAGTGTAACGCTTGACAAGTGGACATTAGAAGCTCATATCTAGAGCTGACTGTAAAGTTGTGTCTGTTTATAAGTGATGACGTCAAGAAATCATGCGTCAAAACTTTCACCGACTTTCCGAGTTGTTCCAACTTGAGATGGCGTTCACATGAATTTTTCCACGTTGTGAACTAATATTTCAAATTATTATACAATGTCACACTATTCCTTTTAAATTGAACTTCAAATGAAGAGGACAACATTTACGTATTACAAGCCACATCAGATAAACCACACCCTTTCCCTCCATATCCTCAAAAGGTCATTAAGTGGCTAACGTCACGGCTCAACGGTTTTTCTGCAACTGCAAACTTTAGGCTTCTCTTATCATCATCTGACAGTGAGGCTACACCCACTGTAatccacacagacaaatacacagaaatcaGGAGTGCAGATGTGTAcgtgctgaaacacacacacgtggaacTGATCTTGTGTCGAACCGTACCATTTCTTAAAGTCGGGGTAGTACTGCGAGTGGTGCTTGTTGCAGGCCTCCTTCAGTGTGTTGTGGAAGTGAAAGGCATCGTCTTTATTCACATAGACTGGAGTCAGGTCTGTGCCTCCACCGAACCACCACTGCTTGTTGCCTAAagcgcacgcgcacacgcacacgcacacacacacacacacacacacacacacacacacacacacacacgaggaagaagaaaacaagggTAATCATTCATTCTTGTCATCAATAGTGTCACTGACACCGAGACACAGCTGCTGACGTGGAGGAGCGGCGGCCACACACTCACCGTCTTCCTCCTCGATCTCAAAGTATCTGTAGTTGAAGTGCACGGTGGGGATGTGGGGGTTCTTGGGGTGGATGACGGAGCTCACACCCATGGCACAGAACGGCAGCTTCCCTGAGAGAAGGCACAGTTCAGACATGTTTGAGTCAGAACTCTGTTAGTGTGTGCAACGATCAATGAATATCTGAGTGTGCTGCACAAAAAAGACGAGGTCGATGATTAACCAGGATGAAAGTGCTCACCATCTTTCCCCTTCAGGACTTTGCCTCGGGTCCTCATCTGCCTGGCGGCCTCCTCGGTCAGGTTCCCAAACACCACTGACACGTTGACCCCCGCTTTCTCAAAAAGCTTTCCATCCTGCATCACACAGCTGATTCCTCCAccacctgagacacacacacacagggtcaagATGGatacaaaaaaagacatgagaTTGTTGTGGCCTGTCAGTTTTGATCAGTCATGATAGTTATGATTaggaaaataaatgatcagCTGTGATCAAttccccctcctcaccttccttcCGGTCCCACCGGTCCACCTTGAACGTGCCGCCGTCCACCTCCTGCAGGGCTCTGCAGAACTCGGCCTGGGTCTCCATGATCAACATCTCCATCCTCGTCCgcatctcctccttcctcccctgcAGCACGTTGATGTCGCTCACCGGCGCAGACATGAAGCCCCGGCATCTCTCCAGGATgtccccctcctgctcctcctcggcGGCCGGAGCCACTCGGGTCGCCATCTGTGCGCGCTGGAAGTGGCTGGCGTTGGCTACGAGTCCCGCTACAGCCGCTGCTGCCGTCACCGCCGCGGCTGCACCGAGCACCAGGGCTCCCCTCCCGGTTCGCCCGCCTGCGGCTCTGCCTGCGCTCCCATGGGACATGAACCTTACCCCGGTACCTCTGGACAGCCATCTCGATCCCGGAAGCAGGGTCCCTGCCGGGCAGCGAGCGGAGGGACACGGCAGCAGAGCCTCTCTAGCAGCGGGTGGTGCTTTTAAATGTGAACTCAAACACCGTCTGGCTGTTGTCTGCGCCGCTTTGTGTCCCGTGTACAAGACGATGGAGGCCATTTGTAGGAGAAACTCACGCGGCTTCCCGGTGAACTCGGCTCGGGGGCGAAGCGGCTCACTTCTCCAGAGACTCGGACATGAACTCGAGCTCGTGTTGACTGACAGGCTTCAAGTCCGGGGGCGTGTCGTACCTTGGAAGTGACAGAGGCCCCACGGGAGTTGTAGTGTTCCGCCATTCACGCCGCCCTGCGAACGTCAAGACCCAGAATGCAGTGCGGCTGAAATCAATTGTTGCGTTCAAGTGCTTCCTCTATGCTCCGTCAATCGCGCTCAGCACTGTGAACGAATCAGGTCCGAGCAAGACGTAGTTTTTATCTCAGTTAAATGTACTCAATTAATTCAATTACAGTGTTCTGATAGAACCGTAACTATATCAGTAACTCTAACTATATCAGTAACTTTAACTATATCAGTAACTGTAACAATAGTTAGAGCAATAATGATAACtaaaactgtaactgtaactttaactgtaactataactataactataactaaCTATAACTGTATCTACTCAGAACATAGTTTTACCacatttgatatatatatataatctttgCATCATgaaacatcacatcatcactcaatgtttattttcaactagagagaaaataattcttaatccattttttattattcaataatGTCTCCTCATTTTGCACAATACATAAGAAACGtatacttaaataaaaaaagacatttgaataaaataactATAAAAATCGAACTGACACTCATTTAATCTAATTTTAATCCAAACCTAGTGATTAAGTGTGACCCTTGTAATCAATAATACATCTTTAATTTCACATGATACTGTAACAGGCCTTAATATTTAAAGTAATAGCTACAGAGTTAGTGCTATGTTAGTCCCACATATTGTTGTTTGTCCGAGCTCCTTTAGGTAACATCTTGGGTTTTAAAGTGTTTACAGGAAGATTTTATTATCTAGTCTGTAAAAGGAGTTATTCGTGACCGCGCATGCGCAGCTCGTAAAGCGTGTTGTCGGTCTCCATGACGACGGCTCCATTAAAAGCTGTCAGGGCTGCGGGGGGAGCAGCAGCGGATTATGTGCTCAGGTGTTGTCCCGCACTCTGTCACGCTCCGTGTGGCCCACATAGATGGAGAACTAGTCCCCAAACCAACCCGGCTGGAGGTCCTCTCTCTCCGGCTTCAGGTAGTCAGGAGCGCCGCTACGCAGGGACCAGCTGGTGGTGAGTTCAAGAGCCCCTGTGGGCGACCACAGTTTATTACCGATACTTATTTCCAGCAGCCAAAACTTTGCTCATTATGACTATTGTGACTTTTACTTGAGGGaactgtgtgtgctgctcagCCTGttagtctgtctctgtccgGGTTATTTTTATGAACCTGagagatgtaaaaataaaccGGATTACACAGTCTGTGTGTCACATGTTGTCTGGTAGCCTGTGAGTGTGGGTCTGAGTTACAACACGAACACAATTACAAGATCTAAAGTAAATACAAGCCACATGATAACAGATGGGAGATCATGTCTGTGTAGCCAAGGCAATAATAGAGTACTACTAACCCCTGCAGTACTGCTTTCTGTCCTGTAGATGGCGACCAATCTCACATGTATATAACTGTATATTTACAAGTAACCTATAACATAAAGTATATATACTGTGATGTGGTGGGATTGGTATGAGTATCATTTACAAAGATTAACCACAACTATAGTTGGACGGAATTTCTGTGCAACAATTTTTTTgggatattaaaaaaatataatactgCACACccttataaatatcagtcccctaaatatgtcagatccTTCATTTTCTGGCTGGTCGATCTTGCTCAGGTTTGAATGGTAGTTTTTACTTGCAGGTCCAGCAGATGGTGTGGCAACAAACAGTCCTTCAGATGTGTCTCTGATCTTGTCCCAGTATGAGTGAGGTGGTTTGTAAGTCCCAGGAGGAGTATGAGGACGACTTTGAGAAGGATCTGGACTGGCTGATCAGTGAGGGGCAGGTAAGAAAGACCGACTGATTccatttcctcttgtttttatttattaccctgtgtctttgtttcatcGCTTCTACTTTCTGCAGACTGAGATCTGAGCAGGTCCCTGACCCTGCTCTGTGAAAGTATAACAGGAGGCAGCATTGAGTTACCCGAGCTGGCACATCTCACTGTTTGCATGTGAAACCTGCTCTGTTGACATACAGTGACATACTTTCACTGTGCCGCTGCTGGATGCAATATTGATGAACACACTTACATGTGTCTGTTATCGCACCAGCGCACCTATTTACCTGCTGAGTATTGATGCCGCTCATTCATTTACAGTCAAACCTAATGAATGAATGCCTTTGTCTTTTCCACCACACAGGGTCCTGACATTGATGCTCCTGACATTGAGGACGAAATTgacaaagagctggaggaggatgagaaacGGCAACGAAGGAAACggaaggagaagaaaggcaACAAGACAGAGGCGgtggaagaggatgaagataGGTGGCCCTCACCTATGGAGCCATTAGAGTACGACTCCGACAGAGACAGCCCCAATAAGTCATCACCTGTAGTCCCACCCCCCCCAGGGACGGATGAGCAGACGGACGAGGAGAAGAAGTACATCCTGGAGAAGATCCAGCAGGCAAACCGAGAGCTGCAGGACCAAGAAGCACCAGATATTACGAGGCGCAGGCGACTGCATTTCAAAGAGACGCTGGTGGACCTGGTGGTGCCTCCGCTGCAGTTTGAGAAAAATGGCAAAAGTGGTGAGgtggaaggagggaaggagaacaAGGATAGGAAGGATGCAGAGGCGGCGACTGTGTCAGGGAAGTTGTCTGAGCTAAAACTTTCCCCCCGGGAGGAGAATGTAAGGTCTGGAGGACCTGGCAGGGCTGTGGAGATCAGTGATGGAGGGCAGGGGATGAGGGAGGGCAGAGTCCTTGTAGAAAAAGATGGGAAGTTTGACCTGGTCAGCTTGAAAGAGATGGAGAGTCAAGGGCTTCTCCCTCCCATCACAAGCAACTACAGCGACTATTCACGTACTTCCCCACGCCTCCAGGAGCAGACTGTGAGCTCCAGGAAGACCCACAGCTccgcctcgtcctcctctcctcgctcTCGTTCTGGCTCTTCCCCCTTCAAGAATGGCTTCGATCCCCTCCGGGCCCCGAGACCTCCAGTGCAGCCCAGGAGCAGGCCCAGCTCAGCCAACCACAGCCACAGAGGCAGCCAGAGGAGAGGCATCAAGCGGCGGGTGCAGTCGGCCACTGGGACACCCTGCCAGGCCACATACACCCTGTCCCCCCAACAGAAGGAGCTGCTGCACAGGAtccaggagaggaaggagacgcTGGCCAGAGAGGTAGGAGAGAAGTCCCACAGCTGAGCAAATAGAGGTTCACACaaagttttaattatttacgtaaaagttcagtgtgtaagatttaggtgagagggatctattggcagaaatttaatatcaaataaccCCAGTTATGTATGATAAATGTAcgaactgttgttttctttaccctagaatgggccctttatatttaaatacctCTACggaggcctccatgtttttttttacaatagtACAAAAGGGACAAACTAGTTTTTAGGACAACTGAAGGTTGCCTCgggttctctgtcatgtttggaagggaagggtgaggtgaggggtattcagctgcaaaatgcaacttcaccactagatgtcactaaattctacacactgaacctttaaatcagTGTTTAAATCCTGTTTCCCACgtcaggcagagcagaggaaacgtgaggaagaggaggtgaagaggcaGGAGAACGAGCTGGCGTTCAAAGCCTGGTTACTGAGGAAAAGAgagcagctccaggaggagagaaggatccTCCGAGctcaggagatggagaagaCAAATTCTAAGGTATGGCCACAAGAGGGCACACTAACCCACTGCACCACAATACTCTATAGATACTGGATAGAGCTTTATGTGGGCTGAAGATAAAGGCTCTGTTTTGTCTGgtcatttgaacatttttgtttttatcaggtATTagtaataatttaattaattcattagCCACTATCCTTTCAGTGCCAGGTCTTTAGTTCTTTAACCCATAGGAGCAAAGCTTTTCTTTAGCATATCAACATGAATAGAAATATTGATACTGAATTTATTTAGGAGGCTAGATACTCCattataatttcattttaaaggatATCGAACATTTAATTGTCAACCTATGGTCCCAGAGCAGACAGAAAAATATTAGACACATTACTTTCAAGTTTACTATCACATTTTGCACCAGTCTGAAGGTTAGTAATGTAACACAGAACAAATTCGATTCCATGCAGATGgcattaaacttgttttattgGACAGCTTTGTAATACACTTTGCAGCAGATCAGTTAagttctgtaaaaaaaactttgcagagaaaggagaaggagTCGATATATGAAGCACTGACAATAGTTTATTAATTATAACCGGAGGAAGAGAGGTGGATTTCTGTGCCGAGTAATCCTAAAGAGAAACCTACAAAAACCCAAACCTCATTCACAGAAAATATCGAGATCCATTCAAAAACATTGCACAAAGATATCCCACGTTGTCACTGCCTTGTTTTGGACTTCTTCACCCAGAAGGACTCCTCACAGGGCGACTCGGAGGAGGCGTTcaagctgtggctgcagaggaagcaggagcagcagcagaaagagaagcagctggtggagctgaagaagctggaggaggacgatGGTTACCTCCTTCACAGCCGAGAGGAGTGTGAACGTGCCTTTAAACTGTGAGTTCACCTTCATCTGTTTCtccatttttaaatgataataaactgtttttaaagtaaGCCAATATTGAAGTATTACTGTCTTCTATTAAAGTTGCAGTCTGGATACTTTCCACCTATTAAAGCCTCTGGTCCAGACTCACTTGTCTCTGACTTGCTGGTAAAACTGCCTTCTACCCTTGAGCAAGCAAGAGGGTAGTGGGTGGAAGTA harbors:
- the cpox gene encoding oxygen-dependent coproporphyrinogen-III oxidase, mitochondrial; protein product: MASIVLYTGHKAAQTTARRCLSSHLKAPPAAREALLPCPSARCPAGTLLPGSRWLSRGTGVRFMSHGSAGRAAGGRTGRGALVLGAAAAVTAAAAVAGLVANASHFQRAQMATRVAPAAEEEQEGDILERCRGFMSAPVSDINVLQGRKEEMRTRMEMLIMETQAEFCRALQEVDGGTFKVDRWDRKEGGGGISCVMQDGKLFEKAGVNVSVVFGNLTEEAARQMRTRGKVLKGKDGKLPFCAMGVSSVIHPKNPHIPTVHFNYRYFEIEEEDGNKQWWFGGGTDLTPVYVNKDDAFHFHNTLKEACNKHHSQYYPDFKKWCDRYFYIGHRGETRGIGGIFFDDLDSPSQEQAFNFVKSCARTVVPCYLPIVHKHLSDAFTDEEKDWQQVRRGRYVEFNLVYDRGVKFGLATPGSRIESILMSLPLTARWEYMHEPAKGTREAEMLEVLRNPKDWV
- the ccdc181 gene encoding coiled-coil domain-containing protein 181 isoform X2; the encoded protein is MSEVVCKSQEEYEDDFEKDLDWLISEGQGPDIDAPDIEDEIDKELEEDEKRQRRKRKEKKGNKTEAVEEDEDRWPSPMEPLEYDSDRDSPNKSSPVVPPPPGTDEQTDEEKKYILEKIQQANRELQDQEAPDITRRRRLHFKETLVDLVVPPLQFEKNGKSGEVEGGKENKDRKDAEAATVSGKLSELKLSPREENVRSGGPGRAVEISDGGQGMREGRVLVEKDGKFDLVSLKEMESQGLLPPITSNYSDYSRTSPRLQEQTVSSRKTHSSASSSSPRSRSGSSPFKNGFDPLRAPRPPVQPRSRPSSANHSHRGSQRRGIKRRVQSATGTPCQATYTLSPQQKELLHRIQERKETLAREAEQRKREEEEVKRQENELAFKAWLLRKREQLQEERRILRAQEMEKTNSKDSSQGDSEEAFKLWLQRKQEQQQKEKQLVELKKLEEDDGYLLHSREECERAFKLWVKRKRVEKRVEQQAAREHSRRLVLEGRRARRMRDLQCTVNESKSFRFTEQLVHHF
- the ccdc181 gene encoding coiled-coil domain-containing protein 181 isoform X1, producing the protein MSEVVCKSQEEYEDDFEKDLDWLISEGQGPDIDAPDIEDEIDKELEEDEKRQRRKRKEKKGNKTEAVEEDEDRWPSPMEPLEYDSDRDSPNKSSPVVPPPPGTDEQTDEEKKYILEKIQQANRELQDQEAPDITRRRRLHFKETLVDLVVPPLQFEKNGKSGEVEGGKENKDRKDAEAATVSGKLSELKLSPREENVRSGGPGRAVEISDGGQGMREGRVLVEKDGKFDLVSLKEMESQGLLPPITSNYSDYSRTSPRLQEQTVSSRKTHSSASSSSPRSRSGSSPFKNGFDPLRAPRPPVQPRSRPSSANHSHRGSQRRGIKRRVQSATGTPCQATYTLSPQQKELLHRIQERKETLAREAEQRKREEEEVKRQENELAFKAWLLRKREQLQEERRILRAQEMEKTNSKKDSSQGDSEEAFKLWLQRKQEQQQKEKQLVELKKLEEDDGYLLHSREECERAFKLWVKRKRVEKRVEQQAAREHSRRLVLEGRRARRMRDLQCTVNESKSFRFTEQLVHHF